The candidate division WOR-3 bacterium genome segment TGCTTGTTACCTATGGTGCAGCTCAGGAGGACAGTCTTAATGTATTCGACCGTGCCAACGAGCTTCTGGAGAATCAGAAATACGATGAGGCTTTGAAGGCTTATGAATTCTTCTTGTACGAGAATCCTGACCACCATCTCGTGCCTGCTGCCAAATGGGCGATCGCCAACATATTTTTCACCGTCAAGCAGGACTACCATAAAGCGGCGATCGCGTATCAGAATATCGTGAGTAAACATCGGGATACGGGTTGGGAGATTTTCTCGTTTGACCGTCTGGGTTTGTGTTATGAGAGACAAGACAAGTGGGAAGAAGCGGCACGAGTCTACGAATCCGCGCTGGAAAGACTCGCCGAACCGGTTCATTATGAATTGGCTGAGGACTGGAACGATGCATTCAACTCGAAACTGCTGGCATGCTACCGAAGGCTCGGTAATCAGTCCGGCATGATAACCATCTATGAAAGATCGTTAGAAAAGGATCCTGACGGACCATGGGCACCACAGTATCAGTTCGAACTCGCCAGTGTTCATCTCGAAATGAATGAAACAAGGGAGGCAGCAAGTCATTATGCGAGGGTTGTGGATCGCTATCCTCTGTCTGGTTATGCCGAAAGGGTTCGGGCTGAACATTTTGATCTCTTGATATCGCAGCTTGGCTATGACTGGATGCCGTTTTCCATCTTCAAGACCAGCGTGGAATTGAGCCAGTCAGGTCAATTTGATGAGGCATACAAGGGATTTGACCGGGTGATCGAAGAGAAACAGGCGACGGGTATGGATTATGCCGCCAGGTTCCAGCAGGCATTGACTGTTTTTCGCAGAACCGGCGATGCTGTTGCCCTGAGCGATATCGTCAGGACAAAGCGGAATGAATTTCCTTACGGAATCGGTGGTATTACTGAAGAGCGGTTCATCGGTATTCTGGATGCCATTATTGAGACTGAGAAGGTTACTACTTCGGACCCCGAGAACGCGGAGGCCTACCAGCGCATGGCATCTGCTTACTACGAAACCCAAGCATATTATCCTGCGATCGAAACATACAAGAGGGCAATAGAACTTCACCCTGAGAATAATGGTCTGTATAACATGCTCGGTTATTGCTACATTGGTATAGGGGCGTATGATGATGCAATAAATACATTTGGCAAAGTGATAGAAACGTCGCCGGATGACCCAAATTCTTATGACAGTATGGCAGAAGCCTATTTCAGGAAAGGCGATAGTGAACAGGCGATTCGTTACTACAAGAAAGCTGTGTCGGTGGATGTCAACTTCACGAATCCATACTATATGCTTGGGGAGATCTATCATGATATGAACAAGGACGATGTAGCCAGAGATTATCTGCAGAGATATCTTGAACTCGACCCTGGTGGCTTCAGAGCGGATGCCGCTCGCATGATTCTGAGCCAGATACCCGTGCGGTGATCATGGTAGGCGGTAGTTAATGGGTTTTTAGAGTCTGGAGGATTGATGTCAAACAAACAAGATAATGCATTTTCAACCTTCTATGAATCCGTCCGTAACAACAAATTACTCACGCAGGATACTACACTCATGCTTCACCTGGCGGCGGCAATATCTGTTGGATGTGTGTCTTGAGTGAAAAATTACCTTGGCGTGGCCAGGGAGCAGGGAATCACTGACGACAAAATAGAAGTTGTACGTTCAGTGGTCATGGCAATATCTGCATGCAGTGTTGCCAATCGGGCAGAAACTAGCAGCGTGCTGCCAGAAAAACAGAAGAAGGCTTTTTCTGATTTCTACGAATCGACACAAAAGAATCAGGTGTTGGGATTGCGCACCACGCGATTGATCCAGATGGCAGCCGCATTCGTGAATGGCTGTCCGACATGAATAACTCGCTTGCTTGGCGTTGCCAGGCAGGAGAAGATAACAGATGATGAGATCGGGGTTGTTCTTGCGATTGCGATGGCGGTATATGCAGGGGGAGTGAGGGGTCGCACAAAGGATGCTTTCAAAGCTAACTGAGGTGTCATGAACATAAGGATCTTTGTTACCGGTGGTACTTTCGATAAGGAGTATAACGAGTTAACCGGGGAGCTTTATTTCAAAGAAACTCATGTTCCCCATACCCTTATGCTCGGCAGGTGCCGCGTGGCAGTTGATGTGAGGACGCTGATGATGGTTGACAGCCGGGAGATCAGCGATGAAGACCGAGAGACGATCGCGCGAAACTGTGCTAAGGCAAAAGAGGAGCGTATTGTTATCACACACGGTACTGACACAATGGTCGATACGGCCCGGGTTATCGCCGAACAGGTCAAGAACAAGACGGTTGTGCTAACCGGTGCAATGGTGCCCTATACCTTTGGCAGTTCTGACGGACTGTTCAATTTGGGCAGTGCCCTGGCATTTGTCCAGACCCTGCCGAACGGCATATATGTAGTAATGAACGGACGATATTTCCACTGGGATAAAGTGCGCAAGAATACAAAGACGGGTGAATTTGAGGAGATCGAATAGTCCCATTTAACATGCGGAGGGTAATACTATGCTTCGAAAGTATCTGACTATCTACTTGACCGTTTTGCTGCTTGTTTCGTGTGCGCCCCGGCACGATGATGGCGTCAATGTATTGATCCTGGCGCCGCAGAACCTGGGGGCGAATTATTATCTGCTGCGTGATGTCATTGAAGAGTACGGATGGAACGTGACGCATACCGGTGTCCTGGACAGCATTACACCCTGTCCATGGTTTGCCAATCACGGTCAAATCTATCCACTTATTCCTGATGTGAAAATTGAGGACCTGGAAGACATCGGACATTATGACTGTTTGATGATTGCCCCGTCAACCGGCAACGCGGCTCCGGTTGAATACCCGGTTGGTGATATAATTGACAGTCCTGAAGCATTACACCTCATCAGGCGGGCGGCGTACTACGGACTGGCCGTCTTCGCTACTTGTGTTGGAGTCCGGACACTGGCCGCTGCTGATGTCATAAGAGGACGTTTCATCGTCGGGTCGCCGAGATTCCGTCAAGAGTACATCGACGCAGGCGCCAATTATATTGGGCGTCCGCAAAATGATAACCCTCCGACAATTGACGGGAACATTATCACCTGTGCGCGAGGACAATACTACAATTATGCAAATGTGATGGCAATCGCTACCGTTATCGAGAGTAATCAAGGTCGAGGTCATAAAGATGTCTTGAACGCAGAATACATCAATGCAAGGGATGTTGATTTTGAGAGGGGTCATGTGGTCTGGGCGAAAAATTACGGCGGCGCCGGTGCCGATGGTGGTCGTGCCTTTTGCATGACGCGGGATGGAGGTTTTCTTCTCGTTGGTTATACCTTCGCGCCTGGTGCTCCCGATGCGGATATGCTGGTTATTAAGACTGATGCAGATGGCAACATGACCTGGTCCAAACGCTTCGGCGGCGCAGGAGCGGAATATGGTAACGCATGTACGGAGACCGAGGATGGGTATCTAGTACTTGGTTACACCACTTCATTTGGTGCTGGGTCCAAGGATGTCTATTTGTTAAAGATTGATGATGAAGGGAATGAGGTCTGGTCAAAGACATTCGGCGGGACGAGTTGGGACGTTGGTACGGCATTATGCCAGGCTGTAGATAAACAATATTTCATATGCGGTTTCACTCACTCTTTCGGCTACAGCGAAGAAGACATTTATGTTCTCAAAATTGATGCACAGGGTAATACTATTTGGTCCAAAACATTCAGCGGGTGGCGCATAGATATGGCTAATTCGGTTCACGCCACGGATGATGGTGGTTGCGTGATTGCAGCGAGTAGCGGCAGCCACAGTGCGAACACTGATTTCTATTTGGCAAAAATAGACGAAGCTGGTGAAAAAGAGTGGTCACAGTCCTACAATGCACTAGGTGAGCATGGTCATGGATTTGATTGGTGTAAGGGTTCTTCACCCGCCGCAGATGGTGGTTGGATATTGACCGGATATTCTGACTGTAATGATATGATGGATGTGGTGGTCGTCAAGACCGATTCGCTTGGAAATGAACAATGGCTGACCTCGTTTGGCAACAAACCTTTCTATGAATATGGCAATGCGGTATGTCAGGATGTTGACGGTGGTTACGTTATCGTTGGCATGACAAAAGCAATGGTTCGGCCGACCGAGTACAACAAAAGAACATATAATAATGATATGTATTTGGCTAAGCTCAATACTGAAGGTGCTATTGTCTGGGATAAGGCAATCGGCGGGCATGGCGTGGAATGGGCAAATGCGGTTCGTATGAGTCCCGACGGTGATTTATTAGTGGTTGGACATTCGGATGGTGGCGCTGCGGGTTCGCTTGATGTTCTATTGGTAAAAATCGAAGGTTCTGCAGTTAGCAGTTTTTGACCGGGAGAAGTTTGAAGAATATGATTCCGTTCGAGGGAGCGTTTCCACATTGCTCGTATGGATAATATCAACAGATTATTGAGGGGCGACAAGAAGGTCATCGCCAGGACGATCAGCGCTGTGGAGAATAATACGGCCGAGAATCTCCTGGAGAGTATTTTCCCCCATACCGGTCGTGCATACCATGTTGGCATAACCGGCCCACCAGGTGCGGGTAAATCGACGCTGGTCAGTGCGATCGCAAAGCGGCTGCTTGCCGAGAAAAAGAAGGTTGGTATCATAGCGGTCGATCCTAGTTCACCTTTCTCCGGCGGGGCGCTACTCGGTGACCGGGTGCGCATGACCGAGCTTGCCTTAAATGAGAATATATTCATCCGGAGCATGGCATCACGCGGCAGTATGGGGGGTCTTGCGCAGGCAACGAAAGACGTTGCTCTCGTGCTTGATGCTGCGGGTATGGACTATATTCTCATCGAGACGATTGGTGTCGGGCAGGTTGAGTTGGATATTGCACAAGTCTGTGATACGACCGTCGTTGTATTGGTCCCGGAATCAGGTGATAGCATTCAGGCTATGAAGGCGGGACTCCTGGAGATCGCCGACATTATGGTCGTCAATAAGGGTGACCGTGAAGGAGCCGAACGTTTCATTACGGAGCTAAAGTTCGCTTTCGAAATGAGAGAACAGCACGCCGGGTGGGATCACCCGATTTTGAAGACAACTGCAACAAAGGGTGAGGGCGTGGAAGAACTCGTTCTGGCGATGGAATCACACGCCGGTTATTTGACGAAAACAGGGAAATTGGAGCATGAAAGAAAGAGAAAATTGTTGATCCGCATGCACGAGCTGATCGAACGGATGATAAGGTCGCATGTGGAGGCGAATGTAATGCCTAAAAATGATATATCCGGATTGCTGGAAAGTATGTACAAACGTCAGCTCAATCCCTATCGAGTCGCAAAGAATATCGCTCGAAGGATCATCAGGGGTAGCCGGTAGGAGGTTTGTATGAAAAGGCAAGAATGGAATGAGAAGTTGAAGACGTGCGAGGAGAGGCATGTGGAATTCACGACCGTCTCCGGTGTGCCGGTGAGAGTGCTGTATACGCCGGATGATATCGCCGATATGGAACACAATAGAGATTTGGGGTATCCCGGTGAGTTTCCATACGTGCGAGGTGTCTACACTAATATGTATCGGGGTCGTCTGTGGACGATGAGGCAGTTTTCAGGTTTCGGGACTGCCAAGGACACCAACCGGCGTTACAAATATCTCCTGAAACACGGCCAGACCGGTTTGTCAGTAGCGTTTGATTTTCCGACGCTTTACGGACGTGATTCGGACGATTCCTTTTCCCACGGGGAAGTAGGTAAATGTGGAGTGGCAATAGATAGTCTGCGCGATATGGAAATTCTTTTTGATGGTATCCCTCTCGACAGGATTTCCACATCTATGACTATCAATCCTCCTGCGGCAATGTTATTGGCTATGTATATTGCAGTAGGAGAAAAACAGAATATTCCTGCGAGAATTCTTACCGGCACCATTCAGAATGATATGTTGAAAGAGTACCAGGCCCAGAAGACATGGATCTACCCGCCCGTGCCGTCGATGAGGATTATTTCTGATATTCTCGAGTATTGCTCCGAACATGTCCCTAAGTGGAACTCGATATCAATTTCCGGATACCATATTCGTGAGGCAGGTTCGACTGCGCTGCAAGAGCTCGCCTTCACGCTGAAGAATGGTTTCACGTATGTGGAGCAAGGTATCAAGGCAGGTCTGTCCGTGGATAAATTTGCTCCTCGTCTTTCATTTTTCTTCAATGCGCATCTTGATTTTTTCGAGGAAATAGCGAAGTATCGCGCGGCGCGAAGGATATGGGCACGTATGATGCGCGAGAAATACAGCGCTGAAGATCCGCGGTCCTACTTGATGCGTTTCCATACACAAACTGCAGGATGCACGTTGACCGCGCAGCAGCCTGAGAACAACATAATTCGTACTGCTTACCAGGCGCTTTCTGCTGTCCTCGGCGGCACTCAGTCCCTCCACACCAATTCAATGGATGAAACCTACGCCCTGCCAACGGAGAAGGCAGCGAAGATTGCCCTGCGTACTCAGCAGCTATTGGCCTACGAGGCGGGTGTGGCCAATACGATTGATCCGCTGGGTGGCTCATATTATGTGGAATCCCTGACGAATGAACTGGAGAGAGGTGCCTACGAGTACTTCGCAAAGATCGACAAGTTAGGTGGTGTGATCCCGGCAATTGAAAAGGGATTTTTTCAGAAGGAAATATCGCGAAGCGCATACTCATACCAGAAAGCATTGGAGCGAAAGAATAAATATCATGTTGGTGTGAATATTTTTGAGGAAGAAGACAAAGCAGAGATCGATATATTGAAGATATCACCGCAGGTTGAGAAGGTTCAAAGAAAAAGGCTCAGAAAACTCAAGAAAGACAGGAACGGCAAGCGTGTAAAAGAGAAATTGCTGATGTTGCGAAAAGCGGCAAGAGATGGTGAAAACATCATGCCGCGGATTCTCGATTGTGTGCGTGAGTACGCGACACTCGGTGAAATGTGTAACACATTGAAGGAAGAATATGGTGTATATCATGAGCCGATCATATTCTAGAAATTTCGAAATGCGAAATTGTTTTCGGGAGGTTTTATGAGTGGTAAGATTCGGGTTTTAGTTGGCAAGCCAGGTCTTGATGGACATGATCGGGGAGCAAAAGTCGTTGCTGCAGCGTTGCGTGATGCGGGGATGGAGGTAATATACACTGGTTTGCATCAGACCTGCGAGAGTATTGTTGAAGCGGCAGTGCAGGAGGATGTGCAAGTCATCGGTCTTTCGATCCTGTCGGGTGCACACATGACGATTTTCCCCAAAATATTGAAGTTGCTGATGGCCAAAAAAGCTACTGACATACTAGTGATAGGCGGTGGTATCATCCCTGTCGACGATATGAAAAAACTTCGGAGAATCGGTGTGCGCATGCTCTTTGGCCCGGGAACGTCGACCTCTGAGATTGTGTCGTGGATAAAGGACAATACCTGTGAACCTAAGAAAACTGCGGCGCAGAAGAAAAGAACAGTCCGGAAGAAAGTCACCAGAAAGAGAAAGAAATAGATGAAGTTCGGCAAATTTGAATTATTTCCGATATCTGATGGATACTTCTGGCTCGACGGAGGATCGATGTATGGCGTTGTGCCTAAGGTCTTATGGGATAAGGTCTCTCCGGCCGATAAACAAAATAGAATTAGACTTGCCATGAATTGCCTTTTGATAAGGACAAACGACAAACACATACTAGTAGATACCGGGATCGGTGAGAAATTCGGTAGAAAGCTGAAGGAAATATACAGGCTTGATCGTGACGTGAATTTGATTACATCGCTGGCTCGGTACGGAATCAGCCCCGAAGATATCGATTACGTGATCAATACTCATCTCCATTTTGATCACTGTGGAGGCAATACCTGTAAAAACGTCGGGAAGTATGTTCCCACGTTTCCCAAAGCGAAATACGTCATACAGCAGCAGGAATGGTTTAGTGCGCAGAATACGGATGAGAAGACAAGATCAAGCTACCGGGTCAGTGATTTCCTGCCGCTGGAAGCGGCCGGACAGGTTTTGTTTGTCGACGGTGATTTTGACATTATGCACGGCATAAAGGTCTTGCTTACCAACGGTCACACACTCGGTCATCAGTCGGTGTTGATCGACGGCGGCAATGGCAGTGCACTGTATCTCGGCGACATCATACCCACGGTTTATCATCTAAAGCCTCACTATTTGACTGGTTTTGACCTGTATCCTGTTGATCTCATGTTGCGGAAGAAGGATATAATCGAAGCTGCCGTTAAAAACGACTATTTACTGATCTTCGAACACGATCCGAACATCGTTTTTGCACGCTTGAGGAAAACCGACGGCGTCTTGAAAGTGGCAACGGTCGACGGTGACGGCAATCGAGGTGGTGAACGGAAGGTAAGGAAGGCTGTAAAAACCCGTCGCCGGGGAAAAAAGCGACCATCAAAGTGAACTAAGGGATGCATTATCGCCTACGCTGGTTTGTGCAAATTTGCTGGTATGAATTATGTTTGAGTGACTTGATTATCATCGATTATGTTTTGCCCGGTGATTTGGTGAAGTGGGAGGATTGATGAAAGGCGACGACAAGATCAAGAGCCTCGAAGAGCTCGAGAAGGAAGCGCTGCTCGGTGGTGGTGAGGAAAGAATAAAGGCACAGCACGATAAGGGCAAGCTGACCGCACGGGAACGTGTACATCTGTTGCTCGACGAGAATACTTTCAGGGAAACTGATAAGTTCGTAACCCATCGGTGTGCTGATTTTGGTCTTGACAAGAACAAGGTGCTCGGTGACGGTGTAGTAACAGGGTACGGCCGAATAAACGGTCGAGTGGCGTGTGTTTTCGCTGAGGATTTCACAGTATTCGGCGGTTCTCTGTCTCTGGCCTATGCCGGGAAGATAGTGAAATTGCAGGATTTGGCAATGAAAATGGGATGTCCTATCATTGGTCTCAAAGATTCAGGTGGGGCACGTATTCAGGAAGGTGTAGACAGTCTTGCGGGTTACACGGATGTTTTTCTCCGGAACGTACTCGCTTCTGGTGTTATACCACAGATATCCGCGGTAATGGGTCCCTGTGCTGGAGGTGCGGTATACTCGCCAGCGATGACCGATTTCATAATCATGGTTGCCGGTTCCTATATGTTTCTGACCGGACCCGATGTCGTTAAAGCCGCGACACATGAAGATGTTACGTATGACGAGCTTGGTGGTGCAATGGTTCATAATGAGAAATCTGGCGTCGCGCATTTTGCGGTTGATTCGGAATTGGAGTGTATCGAACTCCTGAAGAAACTGTTTTCATTTATGCCTCAGAACAACTTGGAAGATCCACCATCTCTTGAACCAACCGATGATCCGAATCGCATGGATAAGAGTCTTGATACGATCATACCGGAGAGCCCTAACAAACCATATGATATGCTTGAGGTTATTAGAAAGATCGTAGATAACGGAGATTTTCTTGAGGTACACAAACATTATGCACCGAATTTGATCGTTGGGTTTGCTCGTTTCAATGGCAAAGCCGTCGGGGTTGTGGCTAATCAGCCCGCAGTTCTGGCAGGAGTTTTGGGACGAAACTCAGGCATGAAGGGCGCGCGTTTCGTTCGTTTTTGTGACTGTTTTAACATCCCGATCGTTACTTTTGTAGACGTCCCCGGATTCCTTCCCGGCACGGTACAGGAATGGGGCGGTGTGATCAAAAATGGAGCGAAGCTGCTTTACGCTTTTTGTGAGGCTACGGTTCCGCGAGTGACGGTCATTACCCGCAAGGCATATGGCGGCGCGTATTGCGTTATGAGCTCCAAACACACACGTGCCGATGTGAATTTTGCGTGGCCGAGTGCAGAGATTGCGGTCATGGGACCGGATGGTGCAGTGAAGATTCTCTACCGGAAGCAGCTGAAAGAGGCAAAAGATCCGAAGGCTCTGGAGAAAAAACTCATAGACGAATACACGAAGAAGTTCGCCAACCCATTTGTCACGGCCAGTAAGGGGTATATAGATGCTGTAATACGACCATCGGAATCAAGGCCCCGCATCATCGAATCTCTAGAAATGATAGAGAACAAGCGCGATTCAAATCCTCCGAAGAAACACGGGAATATACCACTTTAATATGCATAACATGCAGGATCGCTATACTCGCAGTAAACGCTGTAGCACTACGTTCGCCGTATCATTGCATTCGAAGGAGACGTCAGTGCGAGCATATGCGATGCTGCGAGGGCGGAGTGCCCGGTACTGCGAAGTTCAACTGGAGTTGAATTGGTTCTGCGAATCCGTTGAGGATGATACTGCTTTTTTGAGGAGATCATGTTCAATAAGATCTTAGTTGCCAACCGAGGTGAAATTGCGGTGCGGGTACTGAGGGCATGTCGTGAAATGGGTATCCAATCCGTAGCCGTGTACTCCGATGCAGATCGTAACGCCTTGCATACGCGTTACGCAGATGAGGTGTATCATCTCGGCGCGGCGCCGGCAACCGAAAGCTACCTCAAGATAGATAAGCTTATTCACGTCGCCCGAGAATCTGGTGCCGAGGCGATCCATCCAGGATATGGGTTCTTGGCTGAGAATACTGGTTTTGCGCGTGCTTGTGAGGAGAGCGGCATCGTATTCATCGGTCCGAACAGCCGGGCCGTCGAGCTGCTCGGCGACAAGATCGAGTCAAAGCGAACGATGAGCAATGCAAATATCCCTGTTATTCCGGGGAGTGAGGGTCCGGTCGTAAAAGAGGATGACGCCCGCAGGATCGTTGAGGACATCGGATTTCCGGTGTTGATAAAGGCTGCCGGTGGCGGTGGCGGAAAGGGTATGCGCGTCGTTCGTGAAGAGCAAGATCTCGGTAGCGCGATGAAACAGGCAGTGGGTGAAGCAAGGTCGGCGTTCGGCAATCCAACGATATTCATTGAGAAATTTTTGGAATCTCCACGGCATATTGAGTTTCAGATCCTTGCCGACAATCACGGCAATGTTGTACATTTATTTGAGCGCGAGTGTTCGGTGCAAAGGCGCCATCAGAAATTGATTGAAGAATCTCCATCCACCGTAATGACCGCTAAGTTAAGGGCGAGAATGGGTGAAGCAGCAGTGAAAGCGGTGAAGGTATCGGGTTATAACAATGCAGGCACGGTGGAGTTTATGGTAGATAAGGATAGGAATTTCTATTTTCTTGAGATGAACACACGATTGCAGGTTGAGCATCCCGTCACGGAGTTGATAACAGGTATTGATATAGTCAAGGAACAGCTCAAAATCGCGGCCGGTGAACGTTTGAATCTGACTCAAGATGATATTCGTATGACAGGTGCTGCGATCGAATGCCGCATTTCTGCCGAGGATCCTGAAAACGACTTTGCCCCATCCACCGGCAGGATCTTAGAATTGATCGAGCCGGGCGGTATTGGCGTGAGGGTCGACAGTGGGATCTATGAGGGATTCGAGGTTCCCATTTACTACGACCCCCTGGTCGCGAAATTACTGGTCTGGGCTCCAACAAGACAGGAAGCTATAATGCGCATGAAGAGAGCATTGAGCGAATACGTGATCAGGGGAATCAAGACTTCGATACCTTTTCATATTCTGGTCATGGGTCATCAAAAATTCATCGAAGGTGACTATGATACCACTTTCATTGATAAGGTTGTGAAGAAGATAGAATACAAAAAGCATCACCATGATGTGGCGGCTATTTCGTCGGTGTTGGGCAGGATCTTGAGCGACCAGCGTGCACGATTGCCGCAGAGTAAGGGAGGCAGGACCGCTAACCCGTGGAAGATGTCGGGGCGTAGAACAATGATGGATCGAGGCTAGTATGGCATACATGGTTGATGTTGATGGCAGAGAATTCCGTGTGGACGTCAAGAAGGAAGACGGCCGCTTAATCGTGTCTCTTAACGGTGAGGAAGTGGACGTCGAAATCGCCCATGAACAGGGTTCTCAATTGATGCTCATTGTAGAAGACAGGCCTTTTGCCGTCGTCGTTGAGTCTGATAGCCAGGTGATTGTGAATGGTGAGGCTTATACGGTTGATGTCGTCGACGAGCAAATACAGCGTATGATAAAGGCGAGTCCAGAATTAGCACATAAGAAGGAATTGGCTGTTAAGGCGGTTATGCCGGGTCTGGTAGTAGAAGTCAATGTGCAAGAAGGTGATTTTATTAAGAGCGGCGACGGATTACTCGTTATCGAAGCGATGAAAATGCAGAATGAAATAAAAGCGGCCCGCGACGGTTTGCTCAAAATGATCAACGTCAAACAGGGACAGACCGTGAATACTGGTGATACATTGCTCGTTATCGAGTGAGGGCATCATGCACTCGCGCTGTCTCTGAATACTGTTAATGAGGGATTATGATATTTTCACCTGAGGATTTGAGGGATTTCATACACGAACGGGATTTGGGCAAGCCCGGTGAGTATCCGTTTACCCGAGGCATCTATCCTTCGATGTACACGGGCAGGCTCTGGACAATGCGCCAGTACGCAGGCTATGGTACTGCCGAAGAGTCAAACAAACGCTACAAATACTTGCTTGCTCATGGCCAGACCGGACTATCCGTCGCATTCGACTTACCAACTCAGATGGGCTATGATTCGGACAATCCGCTGTCCGAGGGCGAGGTCGGCAAGACCGGCGTGGCGATCGACAGTCTTGCAGACATGGAGATTCTGTTTGACGGTATACCCCTGGACAAAGTCAGTACGTCGATGACCATCAATGCTACTGCTGCGATCATTCTCGCTATGTATATTGTGGTTGCCGAAAAGAAGGGCGTGAGTCCATCTGTGCTGGAAGGAACCGTACAGAATGATATCCTCAAGGAATATATTGCGCGCGGTACCTATATCTTCCCGCCTCTTCAGTCGATA includes the following:
- a CDS encoding acyl-CoA carboxylase subunit beta; the protein is MKGDDKIKSLEELEKEALLGGGEERIKAQHDKGKLTARERVHLLLDENTFRETDKFVTHRCADFGLDKNKVLGDGVVTGYGRINGRVACVFAEDFTVFGGSLSLAYAGKIVKLQDLAMKMGCPIIGLKDSGGARIQEGVDSLAGYTDVFLRNVLASGVIPQISAVMGPCAGGAVYSPAMTDFIIMVAGSYMFLTGPDVVKAATHEDVTYDELGGAMVHNEKSGVAHFAVDSELECIELLKKLFSFMPQNNLEDPPSLEPTDDPNRMDKSLDTIIPESPNKPYDMLEVIRKIVDNGDFLEVHKHYAPNLIVGFARFNGKAVGVVANQPAVLAGVLGRNSGMKGARFVRFCDCFNIPIVTFVDVPGFLPGTVQEWGGVIKNGAKLLYAFCEATVPRVTVITRKAYGGAYCVMSSKHTRADVNFAWPSAEIAVMGPDGAVKILYRKQLKEAKDPKALEKKLIDEYTKKFANPFVTASKGYIDAVIRPSESRPRIIESLEMIENKRDSNPPKKHGNIPL
- the accC gene encoding acetyl-CoA carboxylase biotin carboxylase subunit, encoding MFNKILVANRGEIAVRVLRACREMGIQSVAVYSDADRNALHTRYADEVYHLGAAPATESYLKIDKLIHVARESGAEAIHPGYGFLAENTGFARACEESGIVFIGPNSRAVELLGDKIESKRTMSNANIPVIPGSEGPVVKEDDARRIVEDIGFPVLIKAAGGGGGKGMRVVREEQDLGSAMKQAVGEARSAFGNPTIFIEKFLESPRHIEFQILADNHGNVVHLFERECSVQRRHQKLIEESPSTVMTAKLRARMGEAAVKAVKVSGYNNAGTVEFMVDKDRNFYFLEMNTRLQVEHPVTELITGIDIVKEQLKIAAGERLNLTQDDIRMTGAAIECRISAEDPENDFAPSTGRILELIEPGGIGVRVDSGIYEGFEVPIYYDPLVAKLLVWAPTRQEAIMRMKRALSEYVIRGIKTSIPFHILVMGHQKFIEGDYDTTFIDKVVKKIEYKKHHHDVAAISSVLGRILSDQRARLPQSKGGRTANPWKMSGRRTMMDRG
- a CDS encoding biotin/lipoyl-binding protein — translated: MAYMVDVDGREFRVDVKKEDGRLIVSLNGEEVDVEIAHEQGSQLMLIVEDRPFAVVVESDSQVIVNGEAYTVDVVDEQIQRMIKASPELAHKKELAVKAVMPGLVVEVNVQEGDFIKSGDGLLVIEAMKMQNEIKAARDGLLKMINVKQGQTVNTGDTLLVIE